The following coding sequences are from one Apus apus isolate bApuApu2 chromosome 10, bApuApu2.pri.cur, whole genome shotgun sequence window:
- the C10H15orf61 gene encoding uncharacterized protein C15orf61 homolog, with amino-acid sequence MRARSGRGTRPRGMRALRRLHEAALGLLLWRGAAAASRPAASEVLSQHLRQRGLPHWTSYCVKYSAVRNDQFGLSHFNWRVNGANYHILRTGCFPFIKYHCSRAAPQDLALQNAAFTALKVLNAGIPTLLYGIGSWFFVSVTETVHTSHGPVTIYFLNKEDKGAMY; translated from the exons ATGCGGGCGCGGAGCGGGCGCGGGACGCGGCCCCGCGGGATGCGGGCGCTGAGGCGGCTGCACGAGGCGgcgctggggctgctgctgtggaggggagcggcggccgcgtcccgccccgccgcctcGGAGGTGCTGAGCCAGCACCTGCGGCAGCGCGGCCTGCCCCACTGGACCTCGTACTGCGTCAAGTACAGCGCGGTGCGCAACGACCAGTTCGGCCTCTCGCACTTCAACTGGCGGGTGAACGGCGCCAACTACCACATCCTGCGCACCGGCTGCTTCCCCTTCATCAAGTACCACTGCTCCCGCGCCGCCCCGCAGGACCTGGCGCTGCAGAACGCGGCCTTCACCGCCCTCAAGGTCCTCAACGCGG GCATCCCAACTTTACTGTATGGAATTGGCTCCTGGTTCTTTGTCAGTGTCACAGAGACTGTTCATACGAGTCACGGCCCAgttactatttattttctaaataaagaaGACAAAGGCGCAATGTACTGA